The following proteins are encoded in a genomic region of Magallana gigas chromosome 1, xbMagGiga1.1, whole genome shotgun sequence:
- the LOC136269589 gene encoding uncharacterized protein, which produces MRRKDRKMQRKRLRVGQPDVKRRRLELKAERQSKNASQSVLEGDTYQTNICLGSEENIDLNDIQLNSPVENLHTYPLVFFDLETGGLGRTSDIIQIAAKCKEKEFSAYAIPTRCISKEASAATCLTFDGNNLCYKGEAVPAVPPFEALTAFLNFLDSFNHPIIVGHNIQSFDLPILRHHLGSNNLLKRFSGNITGFLDTLKISKKSLKDVNLSNYKQETLVQTLLGEEYEAHNAMADGTSLEKLYYLKLCLSDRTLCENIFYLSYYTCKESLEPLLRCKVLSALMLRKLVVNGLSLSHLRQIHTRDPENGIRNVFTEPLTENPKAARITKSAKVIQKVVEYFSL; this is translated from the exons ATGAGACGTAAAGACAGGAAGATGCAAAGAAAACGACTAAGAGTTGGACAGCCGGATGTTAAACGTAGGAGACTGGAACTAAAGGCTGAAAGGCAATCAAAGAATGCATCTCAGTCTGTTCTTGAAG gagACACATATCAGACAAACATTTGCCTGGGGTCGGAAGAAAACATTGATTTAAATGACATTCAACTAAATTCCCCTGTAGAAAACCTACACACATATCCATTGGTGTTTTTTGATTTGGAAACTGGAGGATTAG GAAGAACATCTGATATTATTCAAATTGCTGCAAAGTgcaaagaaaaagaattttcaGCATATGCCATACCAACTCGTTGCATCAGCAAGGAGGCCTCTGCAGCAACATGTTTAACCTTTGATGGAAACAATCTGTGCTACAAGGGAGAGGCAGTTCCAGCAGTTCCTCCATTTGAAGCACTCACTGCATTCCTGAACTTTTTAGATTCTTTTAATCATCCAATTATAGTTGgacataatattcaaagttttgacTTGCCTATATTACGCCACCATTTAGGAAGTAACAATCTTCTTAAAAGATTTAGTGGTAATATAACTGGGTTTTTAGATACTCTGaagatttcaaaaaaatctttgaaagaTGTTAACCTGTCCAATTACAAGCAAGAAACATTAGTGCAGACTCTACTAGGAGAGGAATATGAGGCCCATAATGCTATGGCTGATGGAACATCATTAGAAAAGCTGTATTACTTAAAATTGTGTCTGTCAGATAGAACAttatgtgaaaatattttttatttgtcataTTACACATGCAAGGAATCTTTAGAGCCTTTATTAAGATGCAAAGTTTTGTCAGCTTTAATGCTTCGAAAGTTGGTTGTAAATGGCCTCAGTTTGTCACATTTGAGACAAATCCATACTAGAGACCCAGAAAATGGTATTCGAAATGTATTCACAGAACCATTGACAGAAAATCCCAAAGCTGCAAGAATAACAAAGTCAGCAAAAGTTATTCAGAAGGTTGTTGAGTATTTCAGTTTGTAA
- the LOC105333939 gene encoding uncharacterized protein produces MSAEEKDVSRKKNGTFAKKGHGKKVLGLRKGLNSRLASSNGDPLPPVQKHMDETCDTDCDIPVHIDHDYYGIQEEVIVCSDEVDEDSFVPDENTYDWRVGRRIVELGMLADGLRACKLCQFPLQLHNCISEKKFGLSHILNIKCENCELINDVATGSRHRTEKGGLAWDANTKLAAGMINGGFGESHINTLLAVLNIPGICHKNLKEREREVGQKLEVMANASCKRNLANEVALTDSHEDGIVVSFDGAWQKRGTGRAYNSLTGHASLIGNKTGKCVGYALKSKKCRICSAAKEKNVTPRKHNCKKNWKGSAKSMEPAMACEMLQSVLDQGEKVSTLVMDNDSTTIARVKSTVDQNITKRCDSNHTRKGFTASLIELSKAHKLLRNTKVRSHIERCFTYSISQNKGQPEQLADAFVWGNEEGYKHKALPYGKPLDDRDLREALQSLMEKFSSKSSELAYMGSTQPNESFNYMAASKAPKRF; encoded by the exons ATGTCTGCTGAAGAGAAAGACGTCTCGCGAAAGAAAAATGGCACATTTGCCAAGAAAGGACACGGGAAAAAGGTACTAGGTTTGAGAAAAGGTTTAAACTCGCGCTTAGCTAGTAGTAATGGTGATCCTTTACCCCCAGTTCAGAAGCATATGGATGAAACATGTGACACGGATTGTGATATTCCAGTGCACATTGACCACGACTATTACGGCATCCAGGAAGAGGTTATAGTGTGTAGTGATGAAGTTGATGAAGATTCATTTGTTCCCGATGAAAATACTTATGACTGGCGTGTGGGGAGACGAATTGTGGAGTTGGGCATGCTCGCAGACGGCCTAAGAGCTTGCAAGCTTTGCCAATTTCCTTTACAACTTCACAACTGCATAAGTGAAAAGAAATTTGGACTTTCGcacatattaaatataaaatgtgaaAACTGTGAGCTAATTAATGACGTTGCTACAGGAAGCCGCCACAGAACAGAAAAAGGAGGGTTGGCCTGGGATGCGAATACAAAACTAGCTGCAG GAATGATCAATGGAGGGTTTGGAGAAAGCCACATAAATACCTTACTTGCTGTTCTTAATATTCCTGGAATATgccataaaaacttgaaagaaagagagagagaagtggGACAAAAACTTGAAGTCATGGCAAATGCATCATGTAAAAGAAATCTGGCAAATGAAGTAGCTTT gACTGATTCACATGAGGATGGCATTGTTGTAAGCTTTGATGGAGCTTGGCAGAAACGAGGAACTGGAAGGGCATATAACAGTCTTACTG GTCATGCCAGTCTGATAGGCAACAAAACAGGTAAATGTGTTGGATATGCACTGAAAAGTAAGAAATGCCGTATCTGCAGCGCCGCCaaggaaaaaaatgtaacaCCAAGAAAGCATAACTGCAAGAAAAATTGGAAAGGATCGGCCAAGTCAATGGAACCAGCCATGGCTTGTGAAATGCTGCAGTCTGTTTTGGACCAGGGAGAAAAA gtatcaACTCTTGTGATGGACAATGACAGTACGACTATAGCTAGAGTAAAGTCAACAGTGGACCAAAATATTACCAAGCGATGTGATAGTAACCACACAAGAAAAGGCTTTACAGCTTCCCTCATAGAGTTGAGCAAGGCACACAAGTTACTGCGCAACACGAAAGTCCGCTCCCACATTGAGAGGTGTTTTACCTACAGTATTTCCCAAAACAAAGGCCAACCAGAGCAACTGGCTGATGCATTTGTATG GGGCAATGAGGAGGGATACAAGCACAAGGCACTACCATATGGTAAACCCCTTGATGACAGAGACCTTAGGGAAGCCCTGCAGTCTCTTATGGAAAAATTCAGTTCAAAGTCATCTGAATTGGCGTATATGGGTTCCACTCAGCCAAATGAGAGTTTTAACTATATGGCTGCCTCAAAAGCACCAAAGagattttaa